From the genome of Candidatus Baltobacteraceae bacterium, one region includes:
- a CDS encoding TRAFs-binding domain-containing protein, with translation MPFLPLVFVAMPFRKKFDASHRFEIDFDDIYDRAMRPAFESLEDRLDYIRADEERAGGIIHVPMFERLLVAEIAVVDVTIPNPNVYYELGIRHGAKPATTIIVGAFETLPFDIALAQAVPYLLDEGKLSDESAASFAGALREKLEYALAHVDGRDSPIFQLIPALRETSLPHDITESFRDRAKYMNETRDRLDTARRVPEKQFAQARETIAAIEREMGAITKTNAELLFDVMLAYRDVQAYAEMIALAERAPEWLRDQAPVLVEQEAFALNRRNEDGDRDRAVSLLEAQIRKRGHSPETSSLLARIYKDRYVEALKAGEARAARGALARAIELYRAGFEADPRDYYPGINLATLLTLEGSADSLTERERVAQAVLFALGRLGGLNSSDYWQVATVLESALMRGDAATVNRALDIIASLRNVPSWCYKSTKGNLKLLRLAPSGAMDRTLLDEAIAELAKHAG, from the coding sequence ATGCCGTTTCTGCCGTTGGTCTTCGTGGCGATGCCGTTTCGCAAGAAGTTCGACGCATCGCACCGCTTCGAAATCGACTTCGACGACATCTACGATCGCGCGATGCGGCCGGCCTTCGAGTCGCTCGAGGACCGGCTCGACTATATCCGCGCCGACGAAGAGCGCGCCGGCGGGATCATTCACGTGCCGATGTTCGAGCGGCTGCTCGTTGCCGAGATCGCGGTCGTGGACGTGACGATTCCAAATCCGAACGTGTATTACGAACTCGGGATTCGTCACGGCGCCAAGCCCGCGACCACGATCATCGTCGGAGCGTTCGAGACGCTGCCGTTCGACATCGCGCTGGCACAGGCGGTTCCGTACCTGTTGGACGAAGGAAAGCTCAGCGACGAGTCGGCGGCATCGTTCGCCGGCGCGCTGCGCGAAAAGCTGGAGTACGCGCTCGCCCATGTCGACGGCCGCGACAGCCCGATCTTCCAGCTGATCCCCGCGTTGCGCGAAACGTCGCTGCCGCACGATATCACGGAGTCCTTCCGCGACCGCGCCAAATACATGAACGAGACGCGCGACCGGCTCGATACCGCGCGGCGCGTGCCCGAGAAGCAATTTGCGCAGGCGCGCGAGACGATCGCGGCAATCGAACGGGAGATGGGCGCGATCACGAAGACCAACGCCGAGCTGCTCTTCGACGTGATGCTCGCCTATCGTGACGTGCAGGCGTACGCAGAGATGATCGCGCTGGCCGAGCGCGCACCGGAGTGGCTGCGCGACCAGGCGCCGGTGCTGGTGGAGCAGGAAGCCTTCGCGCTCAACCGCCGCAACGAGGATGGCGACCGCGATCGCGCCGTCTCTCTGCTCGAGGCACAGATCCGCAAACGCGGACACTCGCCGGAAACCTCGTCGCTGCTCGCGCGCATCTATAAGGATCGCTACGTCGAGGCGCTCAAAGCCGGCGAAGCCCGCGCCGCGCGCGGAGCGCTCGCGCGCGCGATCGAGTTGTATCGCGCCGGCTTCGAAGCGGATCCGCGCGACTATTATCCCGGCATCAATCTCGCAACGCTCCTGACGCTGGAGGGTTCGGCGGATTCACTTACCGAGCGCGAGCGCGTGGCACAGGCCGTGCTCTTCGCGCTGGGCCGTCTCGGCGGGCTGAACTCGAGCGACTACTGGCAGGTTGCCACCGTGCTCGAGAGCGCGCTCATGCGCGGCGATGCGGCGACGGTAAATCGCGCCCTCGACATCATCGCTTCACTGCGGAACGTCCCGTCCTGGTGCTATAAATCGACGAAGGGCAATCTCAAGCTCCTGCGTCTTGCACCAAGCGGTGCGATGGATCGCACGCTGCTCGACGAAGCGATCGCGGAGCTTGCCAAACACGCCGGCTAG
- a CDS encoding acyl-CoA dehydrogenase family protein has translation MNWAERLKAFMDEHVYPNEGRYFAEVEAGKTRWTQPGIMEELKSRAQAQGLWNLFLPEKQFGAGLSNREYAPLCEMMGTSPIAPEVFNCNAPDTGNMEVLARYGSPEQQERWLQPLLRGEIRSGFAMTEPDRGSSDATNISASIVRDGDHYVLNGRKWWTTGAMHPHTQILIFMGKTDPNAAKHVQQSMILVPIREPGVRVVRPLHVFGYDDAPFGHAELAFENVRVPVGNLLLGEGRGFEIAQGRLGPGRLHHCLRLLGRSERVLRMMCLRVRDRITFGRPLAEQGVVREWIAQSRIDIDSTRHLVYDAAEQLDRHGNKRAAPALAMAKVAAPRIAQAIVDRAIQAFGAEGMLDETGLSHAWINARSLRIADGPDEVHLRSIAKAELAKYDA, from the coding sequence ATGAACTGGGCCGAACGTCTCAAAGCCTTCATGGACGAGCACGTCTATCCGAATGAGGGCCGCTATTTCGCCGAGGTCGAGGCCGGGAAAACGCGCTGGACCCAGCCCGGCATCATGGAGGAGCTCAAGTCGCGCGCGCAGGCACAGGGCTTGTGGAATCTCTTTCTTCCCGAGAAGCAGTTCGGCGCCGGACTCTCCAATCGCGAGTACGCGCCGCTCTGCGAAATGATGGGCACTTCGCCGATCGCGCCGGAAGTTTTCAATTGCAACGCACCGGACACCGGCAACATGGAGGTGCTCGCGCGTTACGGTTCGCCCGAGCAACAAGAACGCTGGCTGCAGCCGTTGCTGCGCGGCGAGATTCGCAGCGGTTTTGCGATGACCGAACCGGATCGCGGTTCGTCGGATGCGACCAACATCTCCGCGTCGATCGTGCGCGACGGCGATCACTACGTGCTGAATGGACGAAAATGGTGGACGACCGGCGCGATGCATCCGCACACGCAAATTTTGATCTTCATGGGCAAGACCGATCCGAATGCAGCGAAGCACGTGCAGCAGTCGATGATCTTGGTGCCGATCCGTGAACCCGGCGTGCGCGTCGTGCGCCCGCTTCACGTCTTCGGCTACGACGACGCGCCGTTCGGACACGCCGAGCTCGCCTTCGAAAACGTGCGCGTTCCGGTGGGGAACCTGCTGCTGGGCGAGGGGCGCGGCTTCGAGATCGCGCAGGGCCGCCTCGGCCCCGGCCGCCTGCATCACTGCCTGCGCTTACTGGGGCGGTCGGAGCGCGTGCTGCGCATGATGTGTCTGCGCGTGCGCGATCGCATCACCTTCGGCCGTCCTCTTGCCGAGCAGGGCGTGGTCCGCGAGTGGATCGCGCAGTCGCGTATCGACATCGACAGCACGCGCCACCTGGTCTACGACGCCGCCGAACAGCTCGACCGCCACGGCAATAAACGCGCCGCGCCCGCACTGGCAATGGCGAAGGTCGCGGCGCCCCGCATCGCCCAGGCGATCGTCGATCGCGCGATCCAGGCCTTCGGCGCCGAAGGCATGCTCGACGAAACCGGACTCTCCCACGCGTGGATCAACGCGCGGTCGCTGCGCATTGCCGACGGTCCCGACGAGGTTCACCTGCGGAGCATCGCCAAAGCCGAGCTCGCCAAATACGATGCATGA
- a CDS encoding histidine phosphatase family protein, whose product MHDFRVAHGATELLLIRHGEAESLPPGEDVEPLHVDLPLTQRGRAQAEAMAQRLRSRGIGAIYSSDLRRARETADALARATGLAVTEDARLGEVKIAGIGPVALHDLAEIAIAHGGWSHLPGTESSQEIRGRMTAALDSIVSANGGARVAVVSHAGAINAYVAALLGLHSDFFFPAGNTSISIVRARGDRRLLVTLNDIAHLERTA is encoded by the coding sequence ATGCATGACTTCCGCGTTGCGCACGGTGCGACCGAGCTGCTGCTGATCCGTCACGGTGAGGCCGAGTCGCTGCCTCCCGGGGAGGACGTCGAACCGCTGCACGTCGATCTCCCGCTCACGCAGCGCGGCCGCGCACAAGCCGAGGCGATGGCGCAGCGCCTGCGCTCGCGCGGAATCGGCGCGATCTATTCCAGCGATTTGCGCCGAGCGCGCGAAACAGCCGACGCGCTTGCGCGCGCTACCGGACTCGCCGTCACCGAAGACGCACGCCTCGGCGAAGTGAAGATCGCCGGCATCGGCCCGGTGGCGCTGCACGATTTGGCCGAGATCGCGATCGCGCACGGGGGCTGGTCGCATCTGCCCGGCACGGAGAGCTCGCAGGAGATTCGCGGCCGCATGACCGCCGCGCTCGATTCGATCGTGTCCGCCAACGGCGGCGCGCGGGTTGCGGTCGTCAGTCATGCGGGCGCAATCAACGCGTACGTCGCCGCGCTCCTCGGCTTGCACAGCGATTTCTTTTTTCCGGCCGGCAACACGTCGATCTCGATCGTCCGCGCGCGCGGCGACCGCCGCCTGCTCGTCACCCTCAACGATATCGCGCACCTCGAGCGTACGGCGTGA
- a CDS encoding phosphotransferase family protein has product MIHDDDPEVIDVRPEERLDLARLEPYLREHLSQTGGDFEVRQFGGGHANLTYLVCFGAQEYVLRRPPLGPIPERAHDMRREHAVLSKVYASFPLAPRSYHLCTDHSIVGSDFVIEERMHGIAIRRDLPEHLQGERGFAQRLGNAIIDTLATLHRVDVAAAGLADLGHPQGYVTRQLEGWANRWDAARTAGTADASVLIDWLRSQVPKSPVATLVHNDFKLDNMLLDARDPARITAVLDWDMCTYGDPLMDVGYVLALWPQASDPPGFHLWGMPTWREGFMTRAQAIERYAEATGFDVSRVRWYHVFNFFRFAAILQQIYKRYDAGQTHDERFRGMGTQANTLVDVALTLTAGS; this is encoded by the coding sequence GTGATCCACGACGACGATCCCGAAGTGATCGACGTCCGTCCCGAAGAGCGGCTCGATCTCGCTCGGCTCGAACCGTATCTGCGCGAGCACCTCTCGCAAACCGGCGGCGATTTCGAAGTGCGCCAGTTCGGAGGTGGTCATGCGAACCTGACGTATCTGGTGTGCTTCGGAGCGCAGGAATACGTCTTACGGCGTCCGCCGCTCGGCCCGATACCGGAGCGCGCGCACGACATGCGGCGCGAGCACGCCGTGCTCTCGAAAGTCTACGCGAGCTTTCCGCTGGCGCCGCGCAGCTATCATCTCTGCACCGACCATTCGATCGTTGGCAGCGATTTTGTTATCGAAGAGCGCATGCACGGGATCGCGATTCGACGCGATCTGCCCGAGCATTTGCAAGGTGAGCGCGGTTTCGCGCAGCGCCTCGGCAACGCGATCATCGACACGCTTGCCACCCTGCACCGGGTCGACGTCGCAGCTGCGGGCTTGGCAGATCTTGGACATCCTCAGGGTTACGTGACACGTCAGCTCGAGGGCTGGGCGAACCGCTGGGACGCGGCGCGCACCGCCGGCACGGCGGACGCCTCGGTGCTCATCGATTGGCTGCGTTCGCAGGTCCCGAAATCGCCGGTGGCTACGCTGGTGCACAACGATTTCAAGCTCGACAACATGCTGCTCGACGCGCGCGATCCGGCGCGGATCACGGCCGTGCTCGACTGGGACATGTGCACCTACGGCGATCCGTTGATGGACGTGGGCTACGTGCTCGCGCTCTGGCCGCAGGCAAGCGATCCGCCCGGGTTCCACCTGTGGGGCATGCCGACGTGGCGCGAGGGATTCATGACGCGCGCGCAGGCGATCGAACGGTATGCGGAGGCGACCGGATTCGACGTGAGCCGGGTGCGGTGGTATCACGTCTTCAATTTCTTTCGCTTCGCAGCGATCTTACAGCAAATCTACAAGCGCTACGACGCCGGACAAACGCACGACGAGCGTTTTCGCGGCATGGGAACCCAGGCGAATACGCTCGTCGACGTGGCGTTGACGCTCACCGCAGGCAGCTAG
- a CDS encoding prolyl oligopeptidase family serine peptidase encodes MMRRILATTFLVALLGSSAAASARAYDVSDVLAAPFVDNLTASPDGTVLVWKVDASGVRNLYTNAGGAVHALTHYTQDDGQDIDTPQVLPGNDGVVYLHGGVEDNSEGENPNPVQQIPPPERAIFVVPIAGGDPVQLASGNGVVLSPKGDAIAFTTVQGQLGIVTFKKSGATFAAGKPEMVPIRGSASDIAWSPDGTKLAFTSARGDHSFIVIYTPAKHSYVYATPDFTQDDMASWSPDSTRVAFIRMPGRLIGETVYDMKSFDSGGSSTTPWSIWVANANSGNARRIWTARKGIGHAFYPTMSPAQLWWLRGDRIVFPWEGDGWAHLYVVSAGGGAATRLTTGRFEVQTVAESFDRTHLLYSTNEGAIDERHIWSVGLDGRPRALTHGPGNQWSPTPLANGSFAYVNAWYANPPVVTIAGTPAKTLVAVATPANYPAAQMVRPRLITYRSTDGWTIHAQLFVPRGGPTRHAAIVFDHGGPPRQMLAGFHYMEPYTHLYEMNQYLVNRGFVVLSINYRLGIMYGYKFRNPPHAAWNGGAEYQDVLAGAKWLQKQPEVDPNRIGIYGLSYGGLLTALALARNSDIFKVGADFAGVHDWATLFDHDYGHPVGTPEQRKIALMSTAEGYLDEWKSPVFIEQGDDDRNVAFSQGVDLANKLRNRGVTVQTQVFPDETHENQVWAHLVEQYRAAANFLAKYLHPLQ; translated from the coding sequence ATGATGCGCCGAATTCTTGCCACGACGTTCCTCGTTGCTCTTTTGGGTTCGTCCGCCGCCGCTTCGGCGAGGGCCTACGACGTTTCGGACGTCCTTGCCGCACCGTTCGTCGATAACCTGACCGCCTCGCCCGACGGAACCGTGCTGGTGTGGAAAGTCGACGCGAGCGGTGTGCGCAATCTCTACACCAATGCGGGCGGCGCGGTTCACGCGCTGACGCACTATACGCAGGACGACGGCCAAGACATCGATACGCCGCAGGTGCTGCCCGGGAATGACGGCGTCGTCTATCTCCACGGCGGCGTCGAGGACAATTCGGAAGGCGAGAATCCGAATCCGGTGCAGCAGATTCCGCCGCCCGAGCGCGCGATCTTCGTGGTGCCGATCGCGGGCGGAGATCCGGTGCAGCTCGCCTCCGGCAACGGTGTCGTGCTCTCGCCGAAGGGCGATGCGATCGCGTTTACGACGGTGCAGGGTCAGCTCGGCATCGTCACCTTCAAGAAGAGCGGCGCCACGTTCGCTGCCGGAAAACCGGAGATGGTTCCGATCCGCGGCTCCGCGTCGGACATCGCCTGGTCGCCGGACGGCACGAAGCTGGCCTTCACCAGCGCGCGCGGCGATCATTCGTTCATCGTGATCTACACGCCGGCCAAACATTCGTACGTTTATGCGACGCCCGATTTCACCCAAGACGACATGGCCTCGTGGTCGCCGGACTCTACCCGCGTCGCGTTCATCCGCATGCCTGGCCGGCTCATCGGCGAGACGGTCTACGATATGAAAAGCTTCGACTCCGGCGGCTCCTCGACGACGCCGTGGTCGATCTGGGTCGCGAATGCGAACAGCGGCAACGCGCGGCGGATTTGGACCGCGCGCAAGGGAATCGGCCACGCGTTCTACCCGACGATGAGCCCGGCGCAGCTCTGGTGGCTGCGCGGCGACCGGATCGTCTTCCCGTGGGAAGGGGACGGCTGGGCGCATCTCTACGTCGTCTCGGCCGGAGGCGGCGCGGCGACGCGTTTGACGACGGGCAGGTTCGAGGTCCAAACCGTCGCCGAATCGTTCGACCGGACGCATCTGCTCTATTCGACGAATGAAGGTGCGATCGACGAGCGTCACATTTGGAGCGTCGGCCTCGACGGCAGACCAAGAGCGCTCACGCACGGCCCGGGCAATCAGTGGTCTCCGACGCCGCTCGCGAACGGCAGCTTCGCGTACGTGAACGCCTGGTACGCAAACCCGCCGGTGGTGACCATCGCCGGCACGCCGGCCAAGACGCTCGTTGCCGTTGCGACGCCGGCGAATTATCCGGCGGCGCAGATGGTACGTCCGCGCTTGATCACCTACCGTTCGACCGACGGCTGGACGATTCACGCGCAGCTGTTCGTTCCGCGAGGCGGTCCGACGCGCCACGCTGCGATCGTCTTCGATCACGGCGGTCCACCCCGGCAGATGCTGGCGGGCTTCCATTATATGGAGCCGTACACGCATCTCTACGAGATGAATCAGTATCTCGTGAATCGCGGGTTCGTGGTGCTTTCGATCAACTATCGCTTAGGCATCATGTACGGCTACAAATTCCGCAACCCCCCGCACGCCGCATGGAACGGCGGCGCGGAGTATCAGGACGTGCTCGCCGGCGCCAAATGGCTGCAGAAGCAGCCGGAGGTCGATCCGAACCGGATCGGCATTTACGGCCTCTCGTACGGTGGTCTGCTGACGGCACTCGCGCTGGCGCGCAATTCCGACATCTTCAAGGTCGGCGCCGACTTTGCCGGCGTCCACGACTGGGCGACGCTGTTCGATCACGACTACGGTCATCCGGTCGGTACGCCCGAACAGCGGAAGATCGCACTGATGTCGACCGCCGAAGGCTACCTCGACGAGTGGAAGTCTCCCGTGTTCATCGAGCAGGGCGACGACGATCGCAACGTGGCGTTTTCACAGGGCGTCGATCTCGCGAACAAGCTGCGCAATCGGGGCGTAACGGTTCAGACGCAGGTCTTCCCCGACGAAACGCACGAGAACCAGGTCTGGGCGCATCTGGTCGAACAGTATCGCGCCGCGGCGAACTTTCTGGCGAAGTACTTGCATCCGCTGCAGTAA
- a CDS encoding CoA pyrophosphatase, protein MTGTARRPAAVVLGIFESPPHGVIFIERAAHLRNHAGQIGLPGGGMDPSDGGDLRVTALREMEEEIGIAPERVTIVGELPEINARVNNYAVTPFVATLAPGDLRIDATETVGAFTVPLERVVTGLRQDMVSVGAFEIESPVLDHAEKRIWGLTGHILRAFVAAWNDPKNGLRARVEARLSSK, encoded by the coding sequence ATGACGGGCACGGCGAGGCGGCCCGCGGCGGTGGTGCTCGGCATCTTCGAATCGCCGCCGCACGGCGTGATCTTCATCGAGCGCGCGGCGCACCTGCGCAATCACGCCGGGCAAATCGGCTTGCCCGGCGGCGGCATGGATCCGAGCGACGGCGGCGATCTGCGCGTGACCGCGCTGCGCGAGATGGAGGAAGAAATCGGAATCGCACCCGAGCGCGTGACGATCGTCGGCGAATTGCCCGAGATCAACGCGCGCGTCAACAATTACGCGGTCACGCCGTTCGTTGCCACGCTCGCTCCGGGCGATCTGCGCATCGACGCCACCGAGACGGTCGGCGCCTTCACGGTGCCGTTGGAGCGCGTCGTGACCGGTCTGCGCCAAGACATGGTTTCGGTGGGCGCGTTCGAGATCGAGTCACCGGTTCTCGATCACGCCGAGAAACGCATCTGGGGCTTGACCGGCCATATCTTGCGTGCCTTTGTTGCGGCATGGAACGACCCGAAAAACGGCTTGCGGGCACGCGTCGAGGCAAGGCTCTCGTCGAAATAG
- a CDS encoding helicase-related protein: MSRTARAKSKAPLPPPTPSEAAFERAFAAFVGDVTLRSDAEHRVSKGDIDRFVERQFDRAEEYARDRYATIGGATQFHTKLVGVSFEGRQDTIAGLRAGTELTLQRQPQNEYDPNAIAVLYGELQLGFIKRDIAKHLAPAIDAGARYRTRAESLTGGGEKNRGVNVFVWRDASFEVRTRRVRTPQDDGAAANVGDTIRRALIGEAQPHRVQLEALERIESGRNTLIVFGTGRGKSFCFQYPAALRALIAGTKTLVIYPLRALANDQFDALTRKFDPLGLRIYRANGSILPEERDELFAALREGAWDIILATPEFLEFHQGEFTGFSAPALVVVDEAHHLYESKHRAAYGRLGEVIAALGAPQVLALTATAGDEAFAQIVRELHIDAWVIDPTVRENLHVTDARETKDRLGYLIDLFADGEKGIVYCNSRKEATKLAQNLRKKLGNEVMFYHAGMPSPERAEVERFFREGRLRVIAATSAFGEGIDLPDVRHVVLYHLNFDFTEFNQQAGRAGRDGEVAQIHLLFGQNDRTINEFIIDRDAPTLGVLRALYRGIRGLAGDAVVRMTYVDIARTLELDKVNERTVSRALRIFEDEGLVEIGEDDDGRYVRFLRVDGKVDLERNERFAEGEAERESFRRFCELVLSARADDLERIINRPIYPQRVDLLR; this comes from the coding sequence ATGAGCCGGACGGCGCGCGCCAAGAGTAAAGCTCCGCTACCGCCGCCGACTCCGTCTGAGGCGGCCTTTGAACGCGCCTTCGCCGCCTTTGTCGGCGATGTCACCCTGAGGAGCGATGCAGAGCATCGCGTTTCGAAGGGCGACATCGATCGTTTCGTCGAGCGGCAATTCGATCGTGCGGAAGAGTACGCGCGGGACCGCTACGCGACGATCGGCGGCGCCACGCAATTTCACACCAAGCTGGTCGGTGTCTCGTTCGAGGGACGGCAAGATACGATCGCGGGCCTGCGCGCCGGTACGGAGCTGACGCTGCAGCGTCAACCGCAGAACGAGTACGACCCCAATGCGATCGCCGTGCTCTACGGCGAGCTGCAGCTGGGTTTCATCAAACGCGATATCGCCAAGCATTTGGCTCCGGCGATCGACGCCGGCGCCCGCTACCGCACGCGTGCCGAATCGTTGACCGGGGGTGGAGAGAAAAACCGCGGCGTCAACGTCTTCGTGTGGCGCGACGCGTCCTTCGAGGTGCGAACGCGTCGCGTTCGCACGCCTCAGGATGACGGTGCCGCAGCAAACGTGGGAGATACCATTCGGCGGGCGTTGATCGGGGAGGCGCAGCCGCATCGCGTGCAGCTCGAAGCGCTCGAACGCATCGAGTCCGGGCGCAATACGCTCATCGTCTTCGGTACGGGTCGAGGCAAGTCGTTTTGCTTTCAGTATCCGGCCGCGCTGCGCGCCCTGATCGCCGGCACGAAGACGCTGGTGATCTATCCTCTGCGCGCGCTCGCCAACGATCAATTCGACGCGCTCACCCGCAAGTTCGATCCGCTCGGTCTGCGCATCTATCGGGCTAACGGCTCGATCCTGCCGGAGGAACGCGACGAGCTCTTCGCCGCGCTGCGTGAAGGCGCGTGGGACATCATCCTTGCCACACCCGAGTTTCTCGAATTCCACCAAGGCGAGTTCACCGGCTTCAGCGCGCCGGCGCTCGTGGTCGTCGACGAAGCGCACCATCTCTACGAATCCAAACATCGCGCCGCCTACGGCCGGCTCGGCGAGGTGATTGCGGCCCTGGGCGCGCCCCAGGTGCTCGCGCTCACGGCCACCGCCGGCGACGAGGCGTTCGCGCAGATCGTGCGCGAATTGCATATCGACGCGTGGGTGATCGATCCGACGGTGCGTGAGAACCTGCACGTGACCGACGCGCGCGAGACCAAGGACCGGCTCGGCTACCTGATCGATCTTTTTGCCGATGGCGAGAAAGGCATCGTCTACTGCAACTCCCGCAAAGAGGCCACCAAGTTGGCGCAAAACCTGCGCAAAAAGCTTGGCAACGAGGTGATGTTCTATCACGCGGGCATGCCCTCACCCGAGCGCGCGGAGGTCGAACGCTTCTTTCGCGAGGGCCGGCTACGCGTGATCGCGGCGACGTCCGCCTTCGGTGAGGGCATCGACCTGCCAGACGTGCGGCACGTCGTGCTCTATCACTTGAACTTCGATTTCACCGAGTTCAACCAGCAGGCGGGCCGCGCCGGCCGCGACGGGGAGGTGGCGCAGATCCACCTGCTCTTCGGGCAAAACGACCGCACGATCAACGAGTTCATCATCGATCGCGATGCGCCGACGCTGGGGGTTCTGCGCGCGCTCTATCGCGGCATTCGCGGGCTCGCGGGCGATGCCGTCGTGCGAATGACCTACGTCGACATCGCGCGGACGCTGGAGCTCGATAAAGTGAACGAACGCACGGTCAGCCGCGCGCTACGCATCTTCGAGGACGAAGGCCTGGTCGAGATCGGCGAGGACGATGACGGTCGATACGTGCGCTTCTTGCGCGTCGACGGCAAAGTCGATCTCGAGCGCAACGAGCGCTTCGCCGAGGGCGAGGCCGAGCGCGAGAGCTTCAGGCGCTTCTGCGAACTGGTGCTCAGCGCGCGCGCGGACGACCTCGAGCGGATCATCAACCGTCCGATCTACCCGCAGCGCGTCGACCTGCTGCGATGA
- the secF gene encoding protein translocase subunit SecF: protein MFFRRLNWNIVGWFRTVSYISYLVIAVGLGAMIYHGFEGGHGFQPSHMLRLGLSFTGGTEVDFAFTKPATTQAVTAALAPLDLSDESINTTGTGGTSFSVQTQTSFANNSVPLEQALGKVAPLDMSRFSITAIGPTLGAEYLRDALWALVIALSIQFIYIAFRFGWNYIFGLVTIIALVRDAAMMIGIYAIADRPADDAFLAAVLTVIGYSVMDTIVILDRIRENTKIMVGVAYDRIVNESIKQTMTRSFNTLATVVITLVALLALGGASLKNFAFALLVGICSGGYHSIFYSAPLVLVFRKRQLEAAARKRRVALSAPGQAPARVEGGSAGRGGSRDDIVAARRARREKQKSATRNPQTSPARYRRKREDESAAVETMEPIDPLDAQVSGLHDQAYDAGHEEIRLNLDEFEVPAPEHEPDGARQE, encoded by the coding sequence GTGTTCTTCCGCAGACTCAATTGGAATATCGTCGGTTGGTTCCGCACCGTTTCCTACATCTCGTATCTGGTGATCGCCGTCGGTCTGGGCGCGATGATCTATCATGGATTCGAGGGCGGTCACGGGTTCCAACCCTCGCACATGCTGCGCCTGGGCTTGAGCTTCACCGGCGGCACCGAGGTCGACTTCGCGTTCACCAAGCCGGCCACGACGCAGGCGGTCACCGCCGCGCTCGCGCCGCTCGATCTCTCGGACGAGAGCATCAACACGACCGGAACCGGCGGTACGTCGTTCTCGGTCCAGACCCAGACCTCGTTTGCGAACAATTCCGTGCCGCTGGAACAGGCGCTCGGCAAAGTCGCGCCGCTCGACATGAGCCGGTTCAGCATCACCGCGATCGGACCGACGCTCGGCGCCGAATATCTGCGTGACGCGCTCTGGGCGCTGGTCATCGCGCTCTCGATCCAGTTCATCTACATCGCCTTCCGCTTCGGCTGGAACTACATCTTCGGATTAGTCACGATCATCGCGCTGGTACGCGATGCCGCGATGATGATCGGCATCTACGCGATCGCCGACCGCCCCGCCGACGATGCGTTCCTCGCCGCAGTGCTGACCGTCATCGGCTACTCGGTCATGGACACGATCGTCATCCTCGATCGAATTCGCGAGAATACCAAGATCATGGTCGGCGTCGCGTACGATCGGATCGTCAACGAATCGATCAAGCAGACGATGACGCGATCGTTCAATACGCTCGCGACCGTGGTCATCACGCTGGTCGCGCTGCTCGCGCTCGGCGGCGCGAGCCTGAAGAACTTCGCCTTCGCGCTGCTGGTCGGCATCTGCTCGGGCGGCTACCATTCGATCTTCTATTCCGCGCCGCTGGTGCTCGTATTCCGCAAGCGGCAGCTCGAAGCGGCCGCGCGCAAGCGCCGCGTTGCGCTCAGCGCGCCCGGCCAGGCGCCGGCGCGCGTGGAGGGCGGCAGCGCGGGCCGCGGCGGCTCGCGCGACGACATCGTCGCTGCCCGCCGCGCGCGCCGCGAAAAGCAAAAATCGGCGACGCGCAATCCGCAGACGTCGCCGGCCCGCTACCGGCGCAAACGCGAGGACGAGAGCGCCGCGGTCGAGACGATGGAACCGATCGATCCGCTCGACGCGCAAGTTTCCGGCCTGCACGACCAGGCCTACGACGCCGGTCATGAGGAGATTCGCTTGAACCTCGACGAGTTCGAGGTTCCCGCCCCGGAGCATGAGCCGGACGGCGCGCGCCAAGAGTAA